A genomic segment from Cervus elaphus chromosome 14, mCerEla1.1, whole genome shotgun sequence encodes:
- the LAX1 gene encoding lymphocyte transmembrane adapter 1 isoform X1 produces the protein MDVTTSVHSETTGRTSEPSTLQGTLGSLDKAEDHSSSIFSGFAALLAILLVVAVFCVLWNCSKRKKRQVPYLRVTLMPLLTLPRPRQRAKNIYDLLPRRQEEPGRHPSRSIRIVSTESLLSRNSDSPPSEHVPSQAGDALHVHGAHTHAMGYAVGIYDNAMRPQLCGNLAPSAHYVNVRASRGYPSTSSEESRDYVNIPTAKEIAETLASTSNPPGNLFILPSTKELALSQEIDEGCGNASDCTSLGSPGTENSDPLSDGEGSSQTSNDYVNVAELDLGTPQGKQLRGMFQCRRDYENVPPGPSSNKQQEEEVTSSNTDHVEGRTDGPETHIPPAVQSGSFLALKDYVACQSSAHSENGPWKCAEETSSEDSHDYENV, from the exons AGCTGAAGAccacagcagcagcatcttttctGGGTTTGCGGCTCTCCTTGCCATCCTCCTGGTTGTTGCAGTTTTCTGCGTCCTGTGGAACTGCAGTAAACGGAAGAAGC GGCAAGTTCCCTACCTCCGAGTTACCCTCATGCCCTTGTTGACTCTGCCTCGACCCAGACAACGAGCCAAAAATATTTATGACCTCTTGCCCCGAAGACAAGAAGAGCCGG GAAGACATCCCTCAAGGAGCATCCGTATTGTCAGCACCGAAAGCCTCCTCTCCAGGAATTCTGACAGCCCTCCCTCAGAGCATGTG CCCTCCCAAGCAGGCGATGCCCTCCACGTGCACGGAGCCCATACTCACGCCATGGGGTATGCAGTGGGCATCTATGACAATGCCATGCGGCCCCAGTTGTGTGGAAATCTTGCTCCCTCAGCTCACTATGTCAATGTCAGAGCTTCAAGAGGTTATCCGAGCACTTCTTCAGAGGAGTCAAGAGATTATGTCAATATCCCCACAGCAAAGGAGATTGCTGAGACTTTGGCTTCTACCAGTAACCCTCCTGGGAACCTCTTCATCCTCCCAAGTACCAAGGAGCTGGCGCTGTCTCAAGAAATAGATGAGGGTTGTGGGAATGCCAGTGACTGCACCAgtttggggtctccaggaactgAGAACAGTGATCCACTCAGCGATGGGGAAGGGTCTTCTCAGACCTCAAATGACTATGTCAACGTGGCAGAGTTGGATCTCGGGACCCCCCAAGGGAAGCAGCTCCGGGGAATGTTTCAGTGCCGCAGGGATTATGAAAATGTACCACCAGGTCCCAGTAGCAAcaagcagcaggaggaggaagtgacatCCTCAAACACAGACCACGTAGAGGGCAGGACAGATGGTCCAGAGACCCACATCCCACCTGCCGTGCAGTCAGGGAGCTTCCTGGCTTTAAAGGATTATGTGGCCTGTCAGTCGTCTGCCCACAGTGAGAACGGGCCGTGGAAATGTGCAGAAGAGACGTCAAGTGAGGACTCTCACGACTATGAGAATGTGTGA
- the LAX1 gene encoding lymphocyte transmembrane adapter 1 isoform X2 has translation MSPRQCTRRPQGGPQSPALCREPSAAWTRQVPYLRVTLMPLLTLPRPRQRAKNIYDLLPRRQEEPGRHPSRSIRIVSTESLLSRNSDSPPSEHVPSQAGDALHVHGAHTHAMGYAVGIYDNAMRPQLCGNLAPSAHYVNVRASRGYPSTSSEESRDYVNIPTAKEIAETLASTSNPPGNLFILPSTKELALSQEIDEGCGNASDCTSLGSPGTENSDPLSDGEGSSQTSNDYVNVAELDLGTPQGKQLRGMFQCRRDYENVPPGPSSNKQQEEEVTSSNTDHVEGRTDGPETHIPPAVQSGSFLALKDYVACQSSAHSENGPWKCAEETSSEDSHDYENV, from the exons GGCAAGTTCCCTACCTCCGAGTTACCCTCATGCCCTTGTTGACTCTGCCTCGACCCAGACAACGAGCCAAAAATATTTATGACCTCTTGCCCCGAAGACAAGAAGAGCCGG GAAGACATCCCTCAAGGAGCATCCGTATTGTCAGCACCGAAAGCCTCCTCTCCAGGAATTCTGACAGCCCTCCCTCAGAGCATGTG CCCTCCCAAGCAGGCGATGCCCTCCACGTGCACGGAGCCCATACTCACGCCATGGGGTATGCAGTGGGCATCTATGACAATGCCATGCGGCCCCAGTTGTGTGGAAATCTTGCTCCCTCAGCTCACTATGTCAATGTCAGAGCTTCAAGAGGTTATCCGAGCACTTCTTCAGAGGAGTCAAGAGATTATGTCAATATCCCCACAGCAAAGGAGATTGCTGAGACTTTGGCTTCTACCAGTAACCCTCCTGGGAACCTCTTCATCCTCCCAAGTACCAAGGAGCTGGCGCTGTCTCAAGAAATAGATGAGGGTTGTGGGAATGCCAGTGACTGCACCAgtttggggtctccaggaactgAGAACAGTGATCCACTCAGCGATGGGGAAGGGTCTTCTCAGACCTCAAATGACTATGTCAACGTGGCAGAGTTGGATCTCGGGACCCCCCAAGGGAAGCAGCTCCGGGGAATGTTTCAGTGCCGCAGGGATTATGAAAATGTACCACCAGGTCCCAGTAGCAAcaagcagcaggaggaggaagtgacatCCTCAAACACAGACCACGTAGAGGGCAGGACAGATGGTCCAGAGACCCACATCCCACCTGCCGTGCAGTCAGGGAGCTTCCTGGCTTTAAAGGATTATGTGGCCTGTCAGTCGTCTGCCCACAGTGAGAACGGGCCGTGGAAATGTGCAGAAGAGACGTCAAGTGAGGACTCTCACGACTATGAGAATGTGTGA